In the Thermodesulfobium sp. 4217-1 genome, GATTGCTGGACCAGGCAACCCCTTCGCGGTATTGATAGCAGTATTAGTCGGCATTCCGCTTTACTCAAACGCTGCTGGCATGATACCTGTGGTCTCAGAGTTAATAAGGCTTGGCGTTCCGGTTGGCACGGCATTGGCTTTCATGATGTCTGTAACTGCAGTATCGCTCCCTGAGACGATCCTTCTAAGACAGGTTATAAAACCTCAGCTTATAGCTATATTTCTTGGAATAGTGACGGTATCTATAATCTTTACAGGATATCTTTTTAATTTTCTAATACCATAAAAGTTATAGGGGTGGGGGGACAATTTCTAATGTGTTACTTTTATCAAATTCGTACTCAAGTCTATCAGAGTGCATTGTTGCTCCGCTAATAAGCACCACTGCTTCGAGAAATTTTAGACTGCCTTTTACTTTGTATCTTGTTTTCTTGCTTCTTATTACTGTATTATTATTTATAAGTTCGAGAAAGAATTCTATAGCTTCAATTGAGTCCTGAGAAATGCTGCCAAGGGACCTCTTTATAAAGCCGATTAAAAGCTCTCTTCTCTCCTCAACGCTAAACTTTGTAAATATAAAACTCTTTTCCTGTGAAGCACAAAGTAGGACTTCGTTAAAAGGTGAGTATGATTTTATATCAAGTATTGGTGTCTCGTCATAGAAGTCTAAGCCTGAAACCGTCAAAATATTTTTCTCTCTTTTTATGAGCTCTACCGTATCGAGTGCTATTGGATTTGGCCGAACTGGACTTCTTAGAGAAAATACCCCT is a window encoding:
- the tsaA gene encoding tRNA (N6-threonylcarbamoyladenosine(37)-N6)-methyltransferase TrmO, yielding MNEFFKVIGRVVSNLKKGSKIPPNGYTGEIHVFDEFEVGLTGIENNSFLVLVALFGNPSDKPLLVYPRGDFSQPQTGVFSLRSPVRPNPIALDTVELIKREKNILTVSGLDFYDETPILDIKSYSPFNEVLLCASQEKSFIFTKFSVEERRELLIGFIKRSLGSISQDSIEAIEFFLELINNNTVIRSKKTRYKVKGSLKFLEAVVLISGATMHSDRLEYEFDKSNTLEIVPPPL